The Dietzia sp. ANT_WB102 region ATCGGCCTCCTCCCGCAGGGAGCCGTCACCCCGGAGGGGATCCGGGTCGACGACCTCGTGGCCCGTGGCCGATACCCGCACCACAGCCCGCTACGCCAGTGGAGCCGCGCCGACGACACCGCCGTGACCGCCGCCATGGACTCCACCGGCGTGAGCGACCTGGCCACCCGGTTCGTCGACGAACTCTCCGGCGGCCAGCGCCAACGCGTGTGGATCGCCATGCTCCTCGCCCAGGAGACGCCTATCCTCCTGCTGGACGAGCCCACCACCTACCTCGACATCGCGCACCAGTACGACGTGCTGGACCTGCTCCGCGACCAACACGAGACCGGACGCGCGGTGATCGCCGTGCTCCACGACCTCAACCAGGCCGCCCGCTACGCCACACACCTGGTCGTGATGAAGGACGGCCACGTGGTGGCCACCGGCGCCCCGGCCGACGTCCTCACCGCGGACCTGGTCGAGCAGGTCTTCGGCCTCTCGTGCCTGATCGCAGCCGACCCGGTCACGGGCACGCCCACCGTAGTTCCGCTCGATCGGCGTGGCCGGGGCTACACTGCGGACCCGATCGCGGGCTCGCACAAGTGCCAGACACCCGTCAAAATGTGATGCTAGTCTCCGTAAATGTCCCTCGTTGATGACGTGCACACTTCCGCCGCTGACCTGCTGCAGCGCCAACAGGCCGCCCAGTCCGCCGTCGCCCCTCCCTCCGCCGACGAGCGCCGGAGTCGCATCCAGGCCGTGATCGACCTGCTCGTCCGCCATCATGACGAATTCGCGGACGCTCTCGACGCAGACTTCGGCGGCCGCCACCGCGGCTACTCGCTCATGACCGACATCCTGGGCTCGCTCGGTCCCCTCAAGCACTCCCGCGACAACCTCGAGACCTGGATGCAGCGCGACGAGCGCCCCGCCTACGCGCCGTACGACCAGATGGGCGCCCGCGCCGAGGTCCGCTACGAGCCCAAGGGGTCGGTGGCGATCCTGGGCACCTGGAACGCCCCGCTGTTCACCCTGTTCGCACCGCTGGCCGGGGTGCTCGCCGCCGGCAACCGCGCCGTGCTCAAGCCGTCGGAGATCACCTCCCGCACCGCCGAGCTTCTCCAGCGCCTGGCCGCG contains the following coding sequences:
- a CDS encoding ABC transporter ATP-binding protein, translating into MRPTSLDRDSRAGAQLERGHGHGHGHGHGRSRGLAVEGAQLAYERRVVATDLDLELPTDAFTVIVGPNACGKSTLLKALARVIAPVEGRILLDGRDLHRLRTKEIARRIGLLPQGAVTPEGIRVDDLVARGRYPHHSPLRQWSRADDTAVTAAMDSTGVSDLATRFVDELSGGQRQRVWIAMLLAQETPILLLDEPTTYLDIAHQYDVLDLLRDQHETGRAVIAVLHDLNQAARYATHLVVMKDGHVVATGAPADVLTADLVEQVFGLSCLIAADPVTGTPTVVPLDRRGRGYTADPIAGSHKCQTPVKM